A region of the bacterium genome:
GTGGGTTCGGCGGCCGAAAACCTCTTTCTCGCCAACGACTGTGCGGGAGGGGCCGCACCCCTTCAAATTACGAAGAACGCCAAGGAATCATTCATCTGGAAATTCCAAGGCGGGCCCACGTTCAATCATGATGGCACGAAAATCGCCTCGGACTTTTTTGGCATGGTCATGTTGCTCATCATTCCCGTCCCGCTGGGAGGTACCACGGGCATCTATGACATCGTCGCCTCCCCGCCCGCCTTAAGTTATAGTCTCGATCTCGACGCGAACGACGACGGAAGCGGAGATTACATTCCTCGGTATCTGAAATGGAGCCAGAATGGGAACAAGTTCGCCTTCCTCGCCGGTCAGATTCCCGTCTGCGGCAACAACATCCGGGAAGGCTACGAACAGTGCGACGACGGCAACACGACATCGGGCGACGGCTGCAGCGACCTGTGCACGAAGGAAAACGCGCCGTCCGACGAAGAGCCGTCCAAGAATCAATTTTTCGTGAAGCAAATCCGCATGGGCACCAATCCCGAAAACATCGGCCCTGCGAATTCGAGGATCCTTGTCCCCAACAACGCCCAAGGCACGCTCGACTTCAATGAGGTCACGTGGTCCAAAGACGGCCACCTCGTCTTTTCCCGTAAGGATGGCGACGAAAAGTACGATCTTTATGCCACCGATCCGTCCCAGGATTTGGGATTAACCGTTAAGATCGAAGGCATTAACTTTGATGGGACCGACGAGACCGACCCGTCGTTCGCCGTCGGGAGCGACAAGCTGCTGTTTGTCCGCGACGGCGACATTTGGTCCTGCGATTTCAAGGTTTCGGCGACCACCGTCGACTTCACGATGCCAACGGGTTTTTCGCAGAGCTGCTCCTCCGTCATGGGAACACAAGTCTGCTTCCCTTCAGGCGTAACCACGTCGACGACCAGCATCCCGGTCAAGACCTACCGTTGCGAGCATCAGACGCAGATCACGGACAGAAGCGGCGAGGCCAAGGACGCGCATCCGTGCTATTCCTACGACGGCAAGTACATCTTTTTCGCATCCAACAAGCCTCATGGAAGCGGCGGCGCGGAGAAGGATTGGGAAATCTGGCGGATCAACGCGGACGGGTCGGGGGAATACAATCTCACGAACAACACGGCCGACGAGGACGAAGTCGCCTGCTCGCCCGTCCATGGCCCGGAGGGCAAACCGGCGATCGCTTACCAGTTTTACATCTCGCCCACCAAAATGTACCACTACATGCCCGTAACGCCCACAGGCCCCTAAGAGATCACAGCATAAATTTGTCACGTCGCAACAAGCCCTCCGGGGGACGTCAAGCCTTTGACGCTTCCCTTTCTCATCTTGAAAATATCCCGAGGAATTTCAGAAATTTGACCATATATGGTCACAGTCTATCACAAGGGAATCATATTATGGATTCGTAGGTTAGCGACTTATCCCCAGACGACGCCTCATGGCATTCCATTTGCTAACTGCAAGGGAACAAGGGGGGACTCATGGCCACCATTCGCGGAGCCAAGAACTATTTCGTCTACCTGATCGCTCTCATCGTGACGGGAATCTTCTCATTTCTGGGATTCAAGGGGCCGTCCTGGGCCAGGGCCGCCACCGGCGCCAAACGTCAGGCCGCCGGGGCGACTCGGGATGCCGAGGACTCGCCGTCGGTGGCCAGGGCCGTCGCCGCATCAGGCCCCCACTCCAAGATCCGCGGCACCGGCGCCAAGAAAAGGGCGAGCCGCACGGGCGCCAAGAAAATCGCTTCGAGAAAGTCTGCGAGGGAGAGGACAGCACACGTGTCCTCCTTATAGGACCTCAGGAACGGGGCGCTCCGTGAACTGCGACGCGGGGCGCCCATCCTGGG
Encoded here:
- a CDS encoding DUF4215 domain-containing protein; this translates as MKKILSLVVCALWLPVVASLVLGAGGCAGSPDEATIKASGTTKTPPTGDTSGPTAGAGEKEEVITPTGETTTGGATTGGTTSGGGSGETTTGGTGTPPTACGDGSLDPGEGCDDGNVAGSDGCAADCTVETGYTCTGVPSACAAIPPPEKTYCNRYAFVSDRVGSAAENLFLANDCAGGAAPLQITKNAKESFIWKFQGGPTFNHDGTKIASDFFGMVMLLIIPVPLGGTTGIYDIVASPPALSYSLDLDANDDGSGDYIPRYLKWSQNGNKFAFLAGQIPVCGNNIREGYEQCDDGNTTSGDGCSDLCTKENAPSDEEPSKNQFFVKQIRMGTNPENIGPANSRILVPNNAQGTLDFNEVTWSKDGHLVFSRKDGDEKYDLYATDPSQDLGLTVKIEGINFDGTDETDPSFAVGSDKLLFVRDGDIWSCDFKVSATTVDFTMPTGFSQSCSSVMGTQVCFPSGVTTSTTSIPVKTYRCEHQTQITDRSGEAKDAHPCYSYDGKYIFFASNKPHGSGGAEKDWEIWRINADGSGEYNLTNNTADEDEVACSPVHGPEGKPAIAYQFYISPTKMYHYMPVTPTGP